A single region of the Raphanus sativus cultivar WK10039 chromosome 1, ASM80110v3, whole genome shotgun sequence genome encodes:
- the LOC108809904 gene encoding LOW QUALITY PROTEIN: sterol 14-demethylase (The sequence of the model RefSeq protein was modified relative to this genomic sequence to represent the inferred CDS: inserted 1 base in 1 codon): MELDSDKNLLKTGLVVIATLVLAKLIFSLFTSDAKKKRLPPTLKAWPPLIGSLLRFLKGPIVMLRDEYPNLGSVFTVNLLHKKMTFLIGPXVSAHFFKAPESDLSQQEVYQFNVPTFGPGVVFDVDYTVRQEQFRFFTEALRVNKLKGYVEMMVTEAEDYFSKWGESGEVDLKTELERLIILTASRCLLGREVRDQLFDDVSALFHDLDNGMLPISVLFPYLPLPAHRRRDRAREKLSEIFAKIIGSRKRSGKSENDMLQCFIESKYKDGRQTTESEVTGLLIAALFAGQHTSSITSTWTGAYLMKYGEYFSEALDEQRKLMEKHGDKIDHDILSEMDVLYRCIKEALRLHPPLIMLMRASHSDFSVTARDGKTFDIPKGHIVATSPAFANRLPHIFKNPDSYDPDRFSPGREEDKAAGAFSYISFGGGRHGCLGEPFAYLQIKAIWSHLLRNFELELVSPFPEIDWNAMVVGVKGSVMVRYKRRQLS, encoded by the exons ATGGAATTGGATTCGGACAAGAACCTGTTGAAGACGGGTTTGGTTGTAATAGCGACACTTGTCCTCGCCAAACTCATCTTCTCCCTCTTCACATCCGACGCCAAAAAGAAGCGTCTCCCTCCAACTCTCAAAGCATGGCCACCACTCATCGGAAGCCTCCTCCGCTTCTTGAAAGGCCCCATCGTCATGCTCAGAGACGAGTACCCCAACCTAGGATCCGTCTTCACCGTCAACCTCCTCCACAAAAAGATGACCTTCCTCATCGGCC AAGTCTCCGCCCATTTCTTCAAAGCCCCCGAGTCTGATCTCAGCCAGCAGGAAGTCTACCAGTTCAACGTCCCTACTTTTGGCCCTGGAGTTGTCTTCGACGTCGACTACACCGTTCGTCAGGAACAGTTCAGGTTCTTCACCGAGGCTCTAAGGGTTAATAAGTTGAAAGGTTATGTAGAGATGATGGTTACTGAAGCTGAG gATTATTTCTCGAAATGGGGAGAGAGTGGTGAAGTTGATTTAAAGACTGAGCTAGAGCGTCTCATCATCTTGACTGCTAGTAGATGTCTACTAGGCCGTGAAGTTCGTGACCAGCTTTTCGACGATGTGTCTGCTTTGTTCCATGATCTTGACAACGGCATGCTTCCCATCAGCGTTCTCTTCCCATACCTCCCTCTCCCAGCTCACCGCCGTCGCGACCGCGCCAGAGAAAAGCTCTCCGAGATCTTCGCCAAGATCATAGGGTCGAGAAAACGCTCCGGGAAATCGGAGAACGACATGCTGCAGTGTTTCATCGAGTCCAAGTACAAAGACGGGAGGCAGACGACTGAGTCCGAGGTGACGGGTCTGCTCATCGCTGCTCTGTTCGCAGGGCAGCACACGAGCTCCATCACTTCCACGTGGACCGGTGCGTACCTGATGAAGTACGGAGAGTACTTCTCGGAGGCTTTGGATGAGCAGAGGAAGCTGATGGAGAAACACGGAGACAAGATCGATCATGATATCTTGTCTGAGATGGATGTGCTTTACAGATGTATCAAGGAAGCGCTGAGGCTTCACCCTCCGTTGATCATGCTCATGAGAGCTTCTCACAGTGACTTCAGCGTGACGGCACGTGATGGGAAGACCTTTGACATCCCGAAAGGTCATATCGTTGCTACCTCGCCTGCGTTTGCCAACCGCTTGCCGCATATCTTCAAGAACCCTGACAGTTATGACCCGGATAGATTCTCCCCTGGACGAGAAGAGGACAAAGCCGCGGGAGCGTTCTCGTACATTTCGTTCGGTGGAGGAAGGCACGGGTGTCTCGGTGAGCCGTTTGCTTACCTGCAGATCAAAGCCATATGGAGTCATTTGTTGAGGAACTTTGAGCTTGAGTTGGTTTCACCCTTCCCTGAGATCGACTGGAACGCTATGGTTGTTGGCGTTAAAGGCAGTGTGATGGTGCGTTACAAGCGTCGCCAACTGTCTTAA
- the LOC108852686 gene encoding probable beta-1,3-galactosyltransferase 1 isoform X2: MSFKNRGGGSVGDYYYFTPRNVISRNSLFFFCIASFCLGMFFSNRMWNVPEARVMSTLSKLSLKSGDSVQNKNKVLEYGNNTIGILDKSIASLEMKLVAARAERESLSGKFNISKEAKKRKYFMVIGINTAFSSRKRRDSVRSTWMPQGEKLKKLEEEKGIIVRFVIGHSTLSLGVLEKAIEAEEKAYGDFLRLEHREGYMELSAKTKTYFATAVSLWDAEFYIKVDDDVHVNLATLKATLSSHRNKPRAYLGCMKSGPVLAMKGVKYHEPEYWKFGEIGNRYFRHATGQFYAISKDLATYILINQDLLHKYANEDVSLGSWFIGLDVEHVNDRKLCCSTSPHDCQLKAMMGDACAASFDWKCSGICLSAERMADVHESCGEPETALWTHS; the protein is encoded by the exons ATGTCTTTCAAGAACAGGGGAGGAGGAAGTGTTGGAGATTACTACTACTTTACTCCAAGAAATGTGATTTCTAGAaactctctgtttttcttctgCATCGCAAGTTTCTGCCTTGGAATGTTCTTCAGTAACAG GATGTGGAATGTACCTGAAGCTAGAGTCATGTCAACACTCTCCAAACTAAGCTTAAAATCTGGTGACTctgttcaaaacaaaaataaa GTTTTGGAATATGGTAACAACACTATCGG GATCTTAGATAAATCCATTGCAAGTTTGGAGATGAAACTGGTAGCTGCTAGAGCAGAGCGGGAGTCATTGTCCGGGAAGTTTAACATTTCCAAAGAAGccaagaaaagaaaatactTCATGGTCATTGGTATTAACACTGCCTTTAGTAGTCGTAAGAGACGTGACTCTGTTCGTTCAACATGGATGCCACAAG GAGAGAAGCTTAAGAAGTTGGAGGAAGAGAAAGGCATCATTGTTCGCTTTGTTATAGGACACAG TACGTTGTCTCTTGGCGTTCTTGAGAAAGCTATTGAAGCAGAGGAGAAAGCATATGGTGATTTCTTGAGACTG gAACATAGAGAGGGATACATGGAGTTATCAGCCAAGACAAAGACGTATTTCGCTACAGCTGTTTCCTTGTGGGACGCTGAATTCTACATCAAAGTTGATGATGACGTTCATGTGAATCTTG CTACTCTCAAGGCGACTTTATCAAGTCACCGGAACAAGCCGCGTGCTTATCTTGGATGCATGAAGTCCGGTCCTGTCCTAGCAATGAA GGGTGTGAAGTACCATGAACCGGAGTATTGGAAGTTTGGAGAGATCGGGAACAGGTATTTTCGCCATGCCACGGGACAGTTCTACGCTATTTCTAAGGATCTAGCCACTTACATATTGATCAACCA GGATTTATTGCATAAGTATGCGAACGAGGATGTTTCATTGGGATCTTGGTTCATAGGATTGGACGTTGAGCATGTTAATGACAGAAAACTTTGTTGCAGCACTTCTCCTCATG ATTGTCAACTAAAAGCAATGATGGGAGATGCTTGTGCCGCATCGTTTGACTGGAAATGCAGCGGAATCTGTCTGTCGGCCGAGAGAATGGCTGATGTTCATGAAAGTTGTGGTGAACCTGAAACTGCGTTATGGACACATTcttga
- the LOC108843410 gene encoding LOW QUALITY PROTEIN: starch synthase 3, chloroplastic/amyloplastic (The sequence of the model RefSeq protein was modified relative to this genomic sequence to represent the inferred CDS: inserted 1 base in 1 codon): protein MEMCWQIQRPASLRPVLHQKARLKINTCIFFLHPPRPKSCSFFSLASLESRQYNSNGFLHQITASAADFSRKKQGRTAASGPKSSAPTGSGRRTPKKKKGEKDSSNATSTVTNEFLRVSKLPEAKTDVEKQSSAVFVERNVLDDALLQEKLKSEKENLRRKEIEALADETLARGDRMFVYPLAAKPGDDIEVFLNKSVSTLNKEPDALIMGAFNDWRWKSFTRRLEKTWIHGGDWLSCLLHIPKEAYKIDFVFFNGQSVYDNNDSKDFCIDVKGGEMDKVEFENFILEEKWREQEKLAKEEAERGRKEEEKRRIEARKAAVEADRAQAKVETRKRREMLQQGLEKAVVSSKNVWYTEPSSFKGEDKVKLYYNKSSGPLANAKEIWIHGGFNNWVDGLSIVEKLVDAAELKADSKSGDWWFAEVMVPVRALVIDWVFADGPPEGAFLYDNNSRQDFHAPVHLTTPEEVYWSEEEDLMFRKLQEERRLKEEAMRVKMEKTARLKTETKERTLRKFLLSEKDVVYTEPLEIQAGRPVTVFYNPSNTVLNRKPEVWFRCSFNRWTHRLGPLPPQKMEAADDDGSSHLKTSAKVPLDAYMMDFVFSEKEDGGIFDNRDGLDYHLPVVGGITKEPPLHIVHIAVEMAPIAKVGGLGDVVTSLSRAVQELNHNVDIIFPKYDCIKYNFVKELQFNRSYHWGGTEIKVWHGKVEGVSVYFLDPQNGLFQRGCVYGCADDAGRFGFFCHAALEFLLQGGFHPDILHCHDWSSAPVSWLFKDHYTHYGLVKTRVVFTIHNLEFGAGAIGKAMTFADKATTVSRTYAKEVAGNSVISPHLYKFHGIVNGIDPDIWDPYNDSFIPVPYTSENVVEGKRVAKEELQNRLGLQSADLPVVGIVTRLTHQKGIHLIKHAIWRTLERNGQVVLLGSAPDPRIQNDFVNLANQLHSTHGDRARXVLTYDEPLSHLIYAGADFILVPSIFEPCGLTQLIAMRYGSVPVVRKTGGLYDTVFDVDHDKERAQAQVLEPNGFSFDGADAPGVDYALNRAISAWYDGREWFNSLCKTVMEQDWSWNRPALEYIELYHSARK from the exons ATGGAAATGTGTTGGCAGATACAGAGACCAGCGAGTCTCAGACCGGTGTTACATCAAAAGGCTCGGCTCAAGATCAatacttgtattttttttctccatCCTCCTCGCCCCAAATCTTGCTCCTTTTTCAGT CTTGCTTCGTTGGAAAGTCGTCAATACAACTCAAATGGGTTTCTGCATCAGATCACTGCAAGTGCTGCAG ATTTTTCAAGGAAGAAGCAAGGGAGAACGGCAGCTTCAGGGCCCAAAAGCTCAGCTCCAACAGGCTCTGGGCGACGAactccaaagaagaagaagggtgaAAAAGATAGCAGCAATGCAACTTCTACAGTAACAAATGAGTTTTTAAGGGTCAGTAAGCTGCCAGAAGCAAAAACGGATGTGGAGAAACAAAGCTCTGCTGTTTTTGTTGAGAGGAATGTGTTAGATGACGCTTTGTTACAAGAAAAGTTAAAATCTGAAAAAGAGAATCTTCGTAGGAAGGAAATAGAAGCGCTTGCGGATGAAACATTGGCTAGAGGTGATAGAATGTTTGTATATCCTCTTGCTGCAAAACCTGGTGACGACATAGAAGTGTTTCTCAACAAGAGTGTATCAACTCTGAACAAAGAACCTGATGCTTTGATCATGGGGGCGTTTAACGACTGGAGATGGAAATCATTCACAAGGAGATTGGAAAAGACATGGATCCATGGAGGAGATTGGTTGTCATGTCTCCTTCATATCCCTAAAGAAGCATATAAGATTGATTTCGTGTTTTTCAATGGGCAGAGCGTTTATGACAACAACGACTCGAAAGATTTCTGTATAGATGTAAAAGGTGGTGAGATGGATAAAGTTGAGTTTGAGAATTTTATTCTAGAAGAGAAGTGGAGAGAGCAAGAGAAGCTAGCTAAAGAAGAAGCTGAGAGGGGAaggaaagaggaagagaagagaagaatcGAAGCTCGAAAAGCTGCCGTTGAAGCTGATAGAGCACAAGCAAAGGTGGAGACTCGGAAGAGACGTGAAATGCTTCAACAGGGTCTTGAGAAAGCTGTTGTCTCGTCTAAGAATGTATGGTACACTGAGCCGAGCAGTTTCAAAGGTGAAGATAAAGTGAAGCTGTATTATAACAAAAGCTCTGGTCCTCTAGCTAATGCTAAAGAGATATGGATACATGGAGGGTTTAATAATTGGGTTGATGGTTTATCTATCGTTGAAAAGCTTGTTGATGCTGCTGAGCTTAAGGCTGATTCAAAGAGCGGAGACTGGTGGTTCGCTGAAG TCATGGTGCCAGTCCGTGCTCTAGTCATTGACTGGGTCTTTGCTGATGGACCGCCTGAAGGAGCGTTTCTGTATGACAATAATAGTCGCCAAGATTTCCACGCGCCTGTTCACCTAACAACTCCAGAAGAAGTTTACTGGTCAGAGGAAGAAGATCTAATGTTTAGGAAACTTCAGGAGGAGAGGAGGTTAAAAGAGGAAGCAATGCGTGTCAAG ATGGAGAAGACAGCTCGTTTGAAAACTGAAACTAAGGAAAGAACGCTCAGAAAGTTTCTGCTTTCTGAGAAAGACGTGGTTTACACGGAGCCTTTAGAGATTCAAGCAGGAAGGCCCGTGACAGTTTTCTACAATCCTTCGAATACGGTTTTGAACAGAAAGCCTGAGGTTTGGTTTAGATGCTCTTTTAACCGTTGGACTCATCGCTTGGGTCCTTTGCCACCTCAGAAAATGGAAGCAGCAGATGATGATGGAAGCTCACACTTGAAGACTTCTG ctaAGGTCCCTTTGGATGCTTACATGATGGACTTTGTTTTCTCCGAGAAAGAAGATGGTGGGATTTTTGATAACAGAGATGGCTTGGATTACCACTTACCGGTCGTGGGAGGTATCACCAAGGAACCACCATTGCACATTGTTCATATTGCTGTTGAAATGGCACCCATTGCAAAAGTTGGAGGCTTAGGTGATGTTGTCACTAGTCTATCTCGTGCTGTTCAAGAACTAAACCATAATGTGGATATCATCTTTCCAAAGTATGATTGCATAAAGTACAACTTT GTGAAGGAGTTGCAATTCAATAGAAGCTATCACTGGGGAGGTACAGAAATAAAAGTCTGGCATGGGAAGGTGGAAGGCGTTTCTGTTTACTTCTTAGATCCGCAAAATGG attGTTTCAGCGAGGATGTGTTTACGGTTGCGCAGATGATGCAGGGAGATTTGGTTTCTTCTGTCACGCTGCTCTTGAGTTCCTTCTACAAGGAGGTTTTCATCCA GACATTCTTCACTGTCACGACTGGTCCAGTGCTCCAGTTTCATGGTTGTTCAAGGATCATTACACGCATTACGGTCTAGTTAAAACCCGTGTTGTCTTCACAATCCATAATTTGGAATTTGGGGCTGGTGCCATTGGCAAAGCCATGACATTTGCAGATAAAGCGACTACA GTGTCACGAACGTATGCCAAGGAAGTAGCTGGAAACTCTGTAATCTCTCCACATTTATACAAGTTCCACGGAATAGTAAACGGTATCGACCCTGATATATGGGATCCATATAACGATAGCTTCATACCC GTTCCTTATACATCAGAAAACGTCGTAGAAGGCAAAAGAGTAGCCAAGGAAGAACTGCAAAACAGGCTTGGACTACAGAGTGCTGATCTTCCTGTAGTGGGAATCGTTACGCGTTTAACTCACCAAAAAGGAATACATTTGATCAAGCACGCTATTTGGCGTACCTTGGAACGCAATGGACAG GTTGTGTTGCTAGGTTCAGCACCGGATCCACGGATCCAAAACGACTTCGTGAACTTGGCAAACCAATTGCATTCTACTCACGGTGACAGAGCTC TTGTTCTAACCTACGATGAACCTCTTTCCCATTTg ATATACGCAGGGGCTGACTTTATTCTTGTACCGTCCATATTTGAGCCGTGTGGGCTGACACAGCTCATAGCCATGAGATACGGCTCTGTTCCTGTCGTAAGAAAAACTGGAG GACTCTACGACACGGTTTTTGATGTGGACCATGATAAAGAAAGGGCACAAGCTCAAGTTCTAGAACCTAATGGCTTCAGCTTCGACGGGGCTGATGCTCCTGGTGTGGATTATGCTCTCAATAg GGCGATATCGGCTTGGTACGATGGGAGAGAGTGGTTTAACTCACTGTGTAAGACGGTGATGGAGCAAGACTGGTCATGGAATCGTCCTGCACTTGAGTACATTGAGCTCTATCACTCTGCACGCAAGTGA
- the LOC108859816 gene encoding uncharacterized protein LOC108859816, which yields MEGLTKWDLGSLRTFYSVEPSEKFQEDEYLDGSLVLRLETELWKAQSRIKELETEKSGSKGDIRCFIRDQRKSREVNTDPLDYLKKKLSKEKEERKRANAENAMLEKKMWDMESSVNRLRRERDTLEKVCEELVMRIDELKAETRRKRNEAEEEMQMLEMAEMWREESVRVKLMDAKLSLEEKYEEMNWFADELERCLVMARKLGPEEMKLKRVDG from the coding sequence ATGGAGGGCTTGACTAAGTGGGACTTAGGATCACTCAGAACGTTTTACTCCGTTGAACCTAGTGAGAAGTTTCAAGAAGACGAGTATCTAGACGGTAGCCTAGTTCTTCGTCTTGAAACCGAGTTATGGAAGGCTCAGTCTAGAATCAAAGAGCTTGAGACAGAAAAGTCTGGATCCAAGGGAGATATTAGATGTTTCATCAGAGACCAAAGAAAAAGCCGGGAAGTAAACACTGATCCACTTGATTACTTGAAAAAGAAGTTAagcaaagaaaaggaagaaaggAAAAGAGCTAATGCTGAGAATGCTATGTTAGAGAAGAAAATGTGGGATATGGAATCATCAGTGAATCGGTtgagaagagaaagagacaCACTGGAGAAGGTGTGCGAGGAACTGGTGATGAGGATCGATGAATTGAAGgcagaaacaagaagaaaaaggaatGAGGCGGAGGAGGAGATGCAGATGTTGGAAATGGCTGAAATGTGGAGGGAGGAAAGTGTTAGGGTTAAGTTGATGGATGCAAAACTTTCCTTGGAAGAAAAGTATGAAGAGATGAATTGGTTTGCTGATGAGTTAGAGAGGTGTTTGGTGATGGCAAGAAAATTAGGACCTGAGGAGATGAAGTTGAAAAGAGTTGATGGTTGA
- the LOC108828823 gene encoding protein S40-5 → MARVRKLTISQSERYLGSSYSSFGDSNGNGNRNSVTDESELTEEDVWSHAVDHSPEDMPEPFGAWSSRDAVMRNGRVCGGLSLAFEDMSSSPTIVHQIRGGGEIGGGEGGGGGGGGQAQRQLASSAPVNVPDWSKIYRVNSVESIHESEEEEDEESGMMPPHEYLAKSQKRRSRKSGGGASVFEGVGKTLKGRELRRVRDAIWSQTGFYG, encoded by the coding sequence ATGGCAAGAGTTCGAAAGCTGACGATAAGCCAGAGCGAGAGGTACCTTGGGAGCAGCTACAGTAGTTTCGGGGACAGTAACGGTAACGGAAACAGAAACTCCGTCACAGACGAATCAGAGCTCACGGAAGAGGACGTCTGGTCACACGCCGTTGATCACAGCCCCGAAGATATGCCGGAACCGTTCGGCGCGTGGAGTTCACGCGACGCGGTGATGAGGAACGGGCGCGTGTGTGGAGGCCTATCCCTGGCCTTCGAGGACATGTCATCGTCTCCGACGATCGTGCATCAGATACGCGGCGGAGGAGAAATTGGCGGTGGAGaagggggaggaggaggaggaggaggacaagCACAGCGGCAGCTAGCGTCGTCAGCGCCGGTGAACGTGCCGGACTGGAGTAAAATATACCGGGTCAACTCGGTTGAGTCGATACACGAGtcggaggaagaggaggatgaAGAGTCCGGGATGATGCCGCCGCACGAGTACCTAGCTAAGAGTCAAAAGCGGCGGAGCAGGAAATCCGGCGGCGGCGCGTCGGTGTTCGAAGGAGTTGGAAAGACTCTCAAAGGACGAGAACTGAGGCGCGTTCGAGACGCGATTTGGAGCCAAACAGGGTTCTACGGCTAA
- the LOC108852686 gene encoding probable beta-1,3-galactosyltransferase 1 isoform X1 translates to MSFKNRGGGSVGDYYYFTPRNVISRNSLFFFCIASFCLGMFFSNRMWNVPEARVMSTLSKLSLKSGDSVQNKNKQVLEYGNNTIGILDKSIASLEMKLVAARAERESLSGKFNISKEAKKRKYFMVIGINTAFSSRKRRDSVRSTWMPQGEKLKKLEEEKGIIVRFVIGHSTLSLGVLEKAIEAEEKAYGDFLRLEHREGYMELSAKTKTYFATAVSLWDAEFYIKVDDDVHVNLATLKATLSSHRNKPRAYLGCMKSGPVLAMKGVKYHEPEYWKFGEIGNRYFRHATGQFYAISKDLATYILINQDLLHKYANEDVSLGSWFIGLDVEHVNDRKLCCSTSPHDCQLKAMMGDACAASFDWKCSGICLSAERMADVHESCGEPETALWTHS, encoded by the exons ATGTCTTTCAAGAACAGGGGAGGAGGAAGTGTTGGAGATTACTACTACTTTACTCCAAGAAATGTGATTTCTAGAaactctctgtttttcttctgCATCGCAAGTTTCTGCCTTGGAATGTTCTTCAGTAACAG GATGTGGAATGTACCTGAAGCTAGAGTCATGTCAACACTCTCCAAACTAAGCTTAAAATCTGGTGACTctgttcaaaacaaaaataaa CAGGTTTTGGAATATGGTAACAACACTATCGG GATCTTAGATAAATCCATTGCAAGTTTGGAGATGAAACTGGTAGCTGCTAGAGCAGAGCGGGAGTCATTGTCCGGGAAGTTTAACATTTCCAAAGAAGccaagaaaagaaaatactTCATGGTCATTGGTATTAACACTGCCTTTAGTAGTCGTAAGAGACGTGACTCTGTTCGTTCAACATGGATGCCACAAG GAGAGAAGCTTAAGAAGTTGGAGGAAGAGAAAGGCATCATTGTTCGCTTTGTTATAGGACACAG TACGTTGTCTCTTGGCGTTCTTGAGAAAGCTATTGAAGCAGAGGAGAAAGCATATGGTGATTTCTTGAGACTG gAACATAGAGAGGGATACATGGAGTTATCAGCCAAGACAAAGACGTATTTCGCTACAGCTGTTTCCTTGTGGGACGCTGAATTCTACATCAAAGTTGATGATGACGTTCATGTGAATCTTG CTACTCTCAAGGCGACTTTATCAAGTCACCGGAACAAGCCGCGTGCTTATCTTGGATGCATGAAGTCCGGTCCTGTCCTAGCAATGAA GGGTGTGAAGTACCATGAACCGGAGTATTGGAAGTTTGGAGAGATCGGGAACAGGTATTTTCGCCATGCCACGGGACAGTTCTACGCTATTTCTAAGGATCTAGCCACTTACATATTGATCAACCA GGATTTATTGCATAAGTATGCGAACGAGGATGTTTCATTGGGATCTTGGTTCATAGGATTGGACGTTGAGCATGTTAATGACAGAAAACTTTGTTGCAGCACTTCTCCTCATG ATTGTCAACTAAAAGCAATGATGGGAGATGCTTGTGCCGCATCGTTTGACTGGAAATGCAGCGGAATCTGTCTGTCGGCCGAGAGAATGGCTGATGTTCATGAAAGTTGTGGTGAACCTGAAACTGCGTTATGGACACATTcttga
- the LOC108815146 gene encoding pentatricopeptide repeat-containing protein At1g11710, mitochondrial: protein MFAQLLFRRTRFPARSFHVAKKFSNPHPEEDILFTALCSNLRQRRWNALHKLSPSLTNPLVSRVLLQFRTSPKLALEFHNWVVVLGNNNNNNNNTSEASFVMVHLLVESRRYDDALSIMVSLMSVEGRLKLSPLDVLSGLVRSYEACGSSPDVFDSLVRACTQSGDAEGAREVIERARAEGFKVSVHALNNFMGCLLSLNEIDRFWEVYKEMDGLGYVENVNTFNLVIYSFCKESRLLEALSVFYRMLKRGVWPNVVSFNMMIDGACKVGDMGLALEVLGKMRVMSGGGFVSPNAVTYNSVVNGFCKAGRLDLAEGIRGEMVKSGVGCDERTYGALVDAYGRGGRSDEALRLCDEMTSEGLVVANNVVCNSVVYWLFMEGDVEGAVSVLSDMISKEMEIDRFTHAIVVRGLLRNGYVEEAVKFQRGGIKLAEDVVCYNTLMHHFVTEKKMACGEQILGRMLVRGLSVDAITFGTLIDGYLKEGEVEKAMDVYDGMVKMKKMPNLVIYNSIVNGLSKRGMSGAAEGVVSAMERKDAVTYNTLLNESLRVGDVEEAVRVLSEMEKKAKEGEKLVISVVTYNILINHLCKFGCYEKAKEVLKMMVERGVVPDSITYGTLITSFSKNNRGRDEVVEVHDYMVLNGVRPHEQIYKSIVSPLLKVPS from the coding sequence ATGTTCGCTCAACTTCTCTTCAGAAGAACGAGATTCCCAGCACGCTCTTTCCACGTGGCCAAGAAGTTCTCAAACCCTCACCCAGAAGAAGACATTCTCTTCACCGCTCTCTGTTCGAACCTAAGGCAAAGAAGATGGAACGCTCTCCACAAACTCTCCCCATCTCTCACGAACCCGCTCGTGAGCAGAGTCCTCCTCCAGTTCCGAACCTCCCCGAAGCTAGCTCTGGAGTTCCACAACTGGGTGGTGGTCCTGGggaataacaacaacaacaacaacaacacctcCGAAGCGTCTTTCGTGATGGTTCATCTCCTGGTCGAGTCCAGAAGGTACGACGATGCGTTGTCGATAATGGTGAGTCTCATGTCTGTGGAAGGAAGGTTAAAGTTGAGTCCTTTAGATGTTTTGTCTGGTTTGGTTCGGAGTTACGAAGCTTGCGGTTCGAGTCCCGACGTGTTTGACTCGTTGGTCAGAGCTTGTACGCAGAGCGGTGACGCTGAAGGAGCTCGCGAAGTGATTGAGCGGGCGAGAGCAGAGGGGTTTAAGGTCTCTGTCCACGCGTTGAACAACTTCATGGGGTGTTTGCTGAGTCTGAACGAGATTGATCGGTTCTGGGAGGTATACAAGGAGATGGATGGGTTGGGATACGTTGAGAATGTCAACACTTTTAATCTGGTTATATACTCGTTTTGTAAGGAGAGTCGCTTGCTCGAAGCGTTGTCGGTGTTTTACAGGATGTTGAAACGTGGGGTTTGGCCTAACGTTGTTAGCTTTAACATGATGATCGATGGGGCTTGTAAGGTGGGAGATATGGGGTTGGCGTTGGAGGTTTTAGGGAAGATGAGAGTGATGTCTGGTGGGGGCTTTGTGTCGCCTAACGCTGTGACGTATAACTCTGTTGTCAACGGGTTTTGCAAGGCCGGGAGGTTGGATTTGGCGGAAGGGATACGCGGTGAGATGGTTAAGTCGGGTGTTGGTTGCGATGAGAGAACGTACGGAGCTTTGGTTGATGCGTATGGGAGAGGTGGAAGATCGGATGAGGCTTTGAGGTTGTGTGATGAGATGACGAGTGAAGGACTTGTTGTGGCGAATAATGTTGTGTGTAACTCTGTTGTTTACTGGCTGTTTATGGAAGGTGACGTGGAAGGAGCTGTGTCGGTGTTGAGTGATATGATCAGTAAAGAGATGGAGATTGACAGGTTTACTCACGCTATTGTTGTAAGAGGTTTACTCAGAAACGGATATGTAGAGGAAGCTGTTAAGTTCCAGAGAGGAGGGATTAAACTTGCGGAAGATGTGGTTTGTTACAACACGCTCATGCACCATTTCGTAAcggagaagaagatggcttGTGGTGAGCAGATTCTAGGGAGGATGCTGGTTCGTGGTTTGAGTGTTGATGCGATTACCTTTGGTACTTTGATCGATGGATACTTAAAGGAAGGGGAGGTGGAGAAAGCTATGGATGTATACGATGGTATGgtcaagatgaagaagatgcCGAATCTCGTGATATACAATTCGATTGTGAACGGATTAAGCAAGCGAGGAATGAGCGGCGCGGCTGAAGGAGTGGTGAGCGCTATGGAAAGGAAGGACGCTGTGACTTACAACACGCTGCTGAACGAGTCTCTCAGAGTTGGGGATGTGGAAGAAGCTGTGAGGGTCTTATCTGAAATGGAGAAGAAAGCTAAGGAGGGTGAGAAACTGGTCATAAGCGTGGTGACATACAACATCTTGATCAATCATTTGTGCAAGTTTGGTTGCTACGAGAAAGCTAAGGAGGTTTTGAAGATGATGGTTGAGAGAGGTGTTGTTCCTGATTCCATAACGTATGGAACTCTGATTACATCGTTTAGTAAAAATAATCGCGGTCGAGATGAGGTTGTTGAGGTACATGATTACATGGTTCTTAATGGAGTTAGACCTCATGAACAGATTTACAAATCTATTGTTAGTCCTCTTCTAAAAGTGCCATCATAG